In Panacibacter ginsenosidivorans, the following proteins share a genomic window:
- a CDS encoding sigma-54-dependent transcriptional regulator has protein sequence MENCSIFIIEDSGYYTQMLGHSLPPGSFFIISTFSNTENLAGQLSNKPDIFILDYSLSVLNAEEHYMKFYDVYAEVPAIIICNKENVSALITLPRHILTSHLISNDRLQFFLLNAVREINEYQRLLEERSCSLNVANMFRGSSAAARKIVTLTEKAARTNINISITGESGTGKEFIAKIIHGNSDRRNRPFITINMAALTPELSAQELFGYEKSTFNGNIAIKQGKLEEANGGTICIKAIASMDMPLQNKLLHALQQKEITRTGGHNKIKLDVRLIVTNRVSLASEMERGTLNEDLYLYIMGLPIELPLLREREHDILLLSVYFLEKFCEANAMESIKFSGDAKNKLLSYHYPGNINELKTVVERAAVMCNGSEVISDDILFNARKGSLSFQGEERSLREYNIQIIRHYLKIYNNNVQQVADKLDIGKSTIYKMMQNKEILV, from the coding sequence ATGGAAAACTGCAGTATCTTCATAATAGAAGATAGTGGTTATTATACTCAAATGCTGGGGCATTCTTTGCCTCCGGGTTCATTTTTTATAATTAGTACGTTTTCCAACACAGAAAATCTTGCCGGTCAATTATCAAATAAGCCTGATATTTTTATTCTTGACTATTCATTATCTGTTTTAAACGCTGAAGAGCACTACATGAAGTTTTATGACGTATATGCCGAAGTGCCTGCAATCATTATTTGTAATAAAGAAAATGTATCAGCTTTAATAACATTGCCAAGGCATATACTCACATCGCATCTGATAAGCAATGATAGGTTGCAGTTTTTTTTGCTGAATGCTGTAAGAGAAATAAATGAATACCAGCGATTGCTGGAAGAAAGATCCTGCAGTTTGAATGTTGCCAACATGTTCAGGGGAAGCAGTGCTGCTGCCAGGAAAATTGTAACACTTACAGAAAAGGCTGCCCGTACAAATATTAATATATCTATAACCGGTGAAAGCGGTACCGGTAAAGAGTTTATAGCAAAGATTATTCACGGTAATTCAGACAGAAGAAACAGACCTTTTATTACGATTAATATGGCGGCTCTTACACCGGAATTATCAGCGCAGGAATTATTTGGTTATGAAAAAAGCACGTTTAACGGTAATATAGCAATAAAGCAGGGGAAATTAGAAGAAGCAAATGGCGGAACTATTTGCATTAAAGCTATCGCATCTATGGATATGCCACTTCAAAATAAATTACTACATGCATTACAGCAAAAGGAAATAACAAGAACAGGAGGGCATAATAAAATTAAACTGGATGTGCGACTTATAGTTACCAATCGTGTAAGCCTTGCATCCGAAATGGAGAGAGGTACTTTAAACGAAGATCTTTACTTATATATAATGGGCTTGCCCATTGAATTGCCTCTTCTTAGAGAGCGGGAACATGATATTCTATTATTGTCAGTATATTTTTTGGAAAAATTTTGTGAAGCGAATGCGATGGAGTCTATAAAATTTTCCGGCGATGCAAAAAATAAATTACTCAGTTATCATTACCCGGGGAATATCAATGAATTAAAAACTGTCGTAGAACGTGCAGCAGTTATGTGCAATGGCAGCGAAGTGATAAGCGATGATATTTTATTTAATGCACGAAAAGGAAGTTTGTCTTTCCAGGGAGAAGAAAGATCTTTAAGAGAATACAATATCCAGATCATTCGTCATTACCTGAAAATATATAATAACAATGTGCAACAGGTAGCTGATAAGTTAGATATTGGCAAATCCACTATTTATAAAATGATGCAGAATAAAGAAATATTGGTTTGA
- a CDS encoding glycoside hydrolase family 140 protein → MKRLLCLICFTVITTYIHAQLRVSDNKHYLVKKDGTPFFWLGDTAWELFHRLNREDATAYLQNRADKGFTVIQAVALAELDGLNTPNAYSDKPLIDNDPTKPNEAYFKHVDFIIKEANKRGLIVALLPTWADKWFKDRWGTGPEIFTPDNAKIYGAWIAKRYTNADIVWVLGGDRIPQNETHKAIIRAMAEGIKSADKNHLLTYHPSGGSGSYDFFADDAWIDLHMSQTGHKVGNPDYKANIKAYTLKNIKPHVNAEPNYEDHPNDWNPGEKGWMDDFDTREAAYWNMLSGAAGHTYGDHNIWQMYTEQRVPINNARTNWHIAMDYRGAYQVGYMRKMFEKRDWQKMVMDQSAIVGDNPEGLEYKIAAVSSDKDFMMVYIPYGRKTVVNTLKLSASKLRGWWFNPRDGYTISLGVFDNTGNKEFTPTSVGRGSDWVLILDDALKNYPDPNAY, encoded by the coding sequence ATGAAAAGATTGCTTTGCCTGATTTGCTTTACGGTAATAACTACTTATATACATGCGCAATTACGTGTAAGTGATAACAAGCATTACCTGGTAAAAAAAGATGGAACCCCTTTCTTTTGGTTAGGGGATACTGCATGGGAATTGTTTCATCGCCTTAACAGGGAAGATGCAACAGCATACTTGCAAAACCGTGCTGATAAAGGATTTACGGTGATACAGGCTGTTGCACTTGCCGAATTAGATGGATTGAATACACCCAACGCTTATAGCGATAAACCTTTAATTGACAATGATCCCACAAAGCCTAATGAAGCTTATTTCAAACATGTTGATTTTATTATCAAAGAAGCCAATAAAAGGGGATTGATCGTTGCGCTATTGCCCACCTGGGCAGATAAATGGTTTAAAGACAGGTGGGGAACAGGCCCGGAAATATTTACACCAGACAATGCAAAAATTTACGGTGCATGGATTGCAAAAAGATATACTAACGCTGATATTGTTTGGGTGCTTGGCGGTGATCGTATTCCGCAAAATGAAACACACAAAGCTATTATAAGAGCAATGGCAGAGGGAATAAAAAGTGCTGATAAAAATCATTTGCTTACTTATCACCCAAGTGGGGGTTCCGGTTCTTATGATTTTTTTGCAGATGATGCATGGATAGATCTTCATATGTCTCAGACAGGTCATAAGGTTGGCAATCCTGATTATAAAGCCAATATAAAAGCGTATACGTTGAAAAATATAAAACCACATGTAAATGCAGAACCAAACTATGAAGATCATCCCAACGACTGGAATCCCGGGGAGAAAGGATGGATGGATGATTTTGATACAAGGGAGGCCGCTTACTGGAACATGTTGTCAGGTGCGGCGGGTCATACTTATGGAGATCACAATATCTGGCAAATGTACACAGAGCAAAGAGTACCTATAAATAATGCAAGAACCAACTGGCACATCGCTATGGATTACAGAGGCGCTTATCAGGTAGGTTATATGCGTAAAATGTTTGAAAAACGTGACTGGCAAAAAATGGTAATGGATCAGTCAGCAATCGTTGGAGATAACCCGGAAGGGCTTGAGTATAAAATTGCGGCTGTATCATCAGACAAAGATTTTATGATGGTATATATTCCATATGGAAGAAAAACAGTGGTAAATACTTTAAAGTTAAGTGCATCAAAATTGCGGGGCTGGTGGTTTAACCCGAGAGACGGGTATACAATTTCATTGGGAGTATTTGATAATACCGGTAACAAAGAATTTACGCCTACATCTGTTGGCCGAGGAAGCGATTGGGTTTTGATTTTGGATGATGCTTTAAAAAATTATCCTGACCCCAATGCATATTAG
- a CDS encoding glycoside hydrolase family 130 protein: MYKITIAAAYFFLSVNCFAQSSSSINVTGFYKPKENPIVKADSSFTFTDPIKKEMVRWQKADVFNPAAIVKDGKVFLLYRCEDNPAAALGGRTSRLGLAESKDGIHFKKFPEPVLYPANDSFKEYDYPGGCEDPRLVQTEGGMYVVAYTSWNYKVPRLSIAFSKDLFHWEKKGPAFLKAYNGKFANDASKSGSIITKMINGKAVAAKIDGKYWMYWGEHIINLAWSENLYDWNPLLDDNGELLAVVRTRSKMFDSDLTECGPPAIITAKGIVLFYNGKNATDDNADPNLPKGTYSVGQVVFDTNDPKKVIERSDTCFIKPTLPHEMTGQYQAGTTFSEALVFFKNKWFLYYGTADSFVGVAITE; encoded by the coding sequence ATGTATAAAATAACGATTGCAGCAGCTTACTTTTTTTTATCTGTAAATTGTTTTGCACAATCTTCCTCATCAATAAATGTAACTGGTTTTTATAAACCAAAAGAAAATCCGATTGTAAAAGCAGACTCTTCTTTTACATTTACAGATCCTATAAAAAAAGAAATGGTTAGGTGGCAAAAAGCAGATGTGTTTAACCCGGCAGCCATTGTAAAAGATGGTAAAGTATTTTTATTGTATCGTTGCGAAGATAATCCTGCTGCGGCTTTGGGCGGAAGAACATCGAGATTGGGTCTTGCAGAAAGTAAAGATGGCATTCATTTTAAAAAATTCCCCGAACCTGTTTTATATCCTGCAAATGATTCGTTTAAAGAATATGACTATCCCGGTGGATGCGAAGATCCACGGCTTGTGCAAACAGAAGGTGGTATGTATGTTGTGGCTTATACATCGTGGAATTATAAAGTACCGCGATTGAGTATTGCATTTTCAAAAGATCTATTTCACTGGGAGAAAAAAGGTCCTGCATTTTTAAAAGCATACAACGGAAAATTTGCAAATGATGCAAGCAAGTCAGGCTCTATAATTACAAAAATGATAAATGGCAAAGCTGTTGCTGCAAAGATCGATGGCAAATATTGGATGTATTGGGGTGAACACATCATTAACCTTGCCTGGTCTGAAAATTTATACGACTGGAATCCTTTACTGGATGATAATGGCGAATTGCTTGCAGTGGTAAGAACACGGTCAAAAATGTTTGACAGCGATCTTACGGAATGCGGCCCCCCTGCAATTATTACTGCAAAAGGCATTGTATTATTTTATAACGGCAAGAACGCAACCGATGATAATGCAGATCCAAACTTGCCCAAAGGAACCTATTCTGTTGGCCAGGTTGTGTTTGATACAAATGATCCAAAAAAAGTGATTGAGCGTTCGGATACATGTTTTATTAAACCAACTTTGCCACATGAAATGACGGGTCAATACCAGGCTGGTACTACTTTTTCAGAAGCGCTGGTGTTCTTTAAAAACAAATGGTTTTTATATTATGGCACTGCAGATTCATTTGTAGGTGTGGCCATAACTGAATAA
- a CDS encoding SMP-30/gluconolactonase/LRE family protein produces MKNILFIVLLFFVLCCSCGTNESRTNEVTQTVKDSAVGKVDIYDNTVLAAIDSNANIEVIAKGFTWSEGPVWVADKKMLLFTDVPENKIYQWKEGDSAKLYLTPSGYTGSIKRIGGEDGANGLTLDKDGRLLLCQSGNRQVVRLNTPLDAPKPDFTVLSANYKGKKFNSPNDLVMDNKGNIYFTDPIYGLPQKENDSTRELSFEGVYKISADGKTTLLIDSIHNPNGIALSLDEKTLYIASSAAIHPKWFAYTLDEKGNIKGGNVLLDATEMLEKAAVKQGADGFKIDKYGNIFSAGPDGINIISPQGKLLGLIKVYKRRVSNCAFNETKDVLFITADDLVLKVKMHS; encoded by the coding sequence ATGAAAAATATATTATTTATTGTATTGCTGTTTTTTGTTTTATGCTGCAGTTGCGGCACCAACGAAAGCAGGACAAATGAAGTAACACAAACTGTAAAAGACAGCGCTGTTGGCAAAGTAGATATCTACGATAATACTGTACTTGCCGCAATAGACAGCAATGCAAATATTGAAGTTATTGCAAAAGGTTTCACCTGGTCAGAAGGGCCGGTGTGGGTTGCTGATAAAAAAATGTTACTGTTTACTGATGTGCCGGAGAATAAAATTTATCAATGGAAAGAAGGTGATTCTGCTAAGTTGTACTTAACGCCGTCAGGTTATACAGGCTCTATAAAACGTATTGGCGGTGAAGATGGGGCTAACGGGCTTACCCTTGATAAAGATGGCCGTTTATTGCTTTGTCAATCAGGTAACAGGCAGGTGGTAAGATTAAATACGCCACTTGATGCGCCAAAGCCTGATTTTACTGTGCTTTCGGCAAATTATAAAGGAAAAAAATTTAATAGCCCGAATGATTTAGTAATGGATAATAAAGGCAATATTTATTTTACTGATCCTATCTACGGATTACCGCAAAAAGAAAATGATTCAACAAGAGAATTAAGTTTTGAAGGTGTATACAAAATAAGTGCAGATGGTAAAACAACATTGCTCATTGATTCGATACATAATCCTAATGGTATCGCATTGTCGTTGGATGAAAAAACTTTATATATTGCCAGCAGTGCTGCTATACATCCAAAATGGTTTGCTTACACGCTGGATGAAAAAGGAAATATAAAAGGTGGTAATGTATTATTAGACGCCACTGAAATGTTGGAAAAGGCTGCTGTAAAGCAAGGAGCGGATGGATTTAAGATAGATAAGTATGGAAATATATTTAGTGCCGGACCTGATGGTATAAATATTATTTCACCGCAGGGAAAATTATTGGGATTAATAAAAGTATATAAGCGCCGTGTTTCTAATTGCGCTTTTAATGAAACGAAAGATGTGTTGTTTATAACTGCAGATGACCTGGTACTAAAAGTAAAAATGCATTCTTAG
- a CDS encoding bifunctional 4-hydroxy-2-oxoglutarate aldolase/2-dehydro-3-deoxy-phosphogluconate aldolase: protein MSDLQHILDHQIVAILRGMPPKEIIPIAKALYNGGIRILEITLNSQDALPVIEQLSHAFKDRMLIGAGTVLNTTDANNAIDAGAKFLISPSLDVAVIKTAKDAGLVSIPGAFTPTEILSAHNNGADIVKIFPCLDAAYIKNILAPLNHIRVMPTGGIDASNIKTFAATGAVAFGIGSALVNSKVAINETYLAELSAKARRLIEALKE from the coding sequence GTGTCAGACTTACAACACATCCTTGACCACCAGATCGTAGCCATTCTGCGTGGCATGCCACCAAAAGAAATTATTCCAATAGCCAAAGCATTATATAATGGAGGCATCCGTATTCTCGAAATAACTTTGAATTCACAGGATGCTCTCCCGGTTATTGAACAATTGAGTCATGCTTTTAAAGACAGGATGTTGATCGGTGCAGGAACAGTACTAAACACAACAGATGCGAACAATGCAATAGATGCAGGCGCAAAATTTCTTATATCTCCATCGCTTGATGTTGCTGTTATTAAAACTGCTAAGGATGCAGGCCTGGTAAGCATTCCCGGCGCATTTACTCCTACGGAAATATTGAGTGCGCACAATAATGGAGCAGACATTGTAAAAATATTTCCCTGTTTGGATGCTGCGTATATTAAAAATATTCTGGCGCCGTTGAATCATATACGGGTAATGCCAACAGGTGGTATTGATGCATCAAATATTAAAACATTTGCTGCAACAGGTGCTGTAGCTTTCGGTATTGGCAGTGCATTGGTAAATAGTAAAGTTGCAATAAATGAAACGTACCTGGCAGAACTTTCAGCAAAGGCCAGAAGGCTAATTGAAGCGTTAAAAGAATAA
- a CDS encoding GH116 family glycosyl hydrolase, whose product MSTKSGRRSFIKNISIGGVSAAILPAVSVNTATQEETDGQQPAENNTGIRAYNSAYTGSNLNRVAFPIGGLGAGMFCMEGTGAVSHMSVKNQPDVFNEPGMFAAICVKGLKNGAKILEGPVPDWKKFGQKDAGNGATGATTGLPRFHHASFLARFPFAMLDLTDNDIPLKVQVTGWSPFIPGEEDNSGMPVGAMEYSFRNTGTQKLDTIFSFNTKNFVQVENGNNKVRPIQNGFILTEEGIKEKPLRTDFAVFTNDRNTIVDHCWFRGGWWDPITMAWNAVKNAAIKNNAPVDKDAPGASLYVPFTLLPGAEKTIRLMFAWYTPDSELTFGNMGIRKENCDPASGCCNSPSDIGLDKYDKDFDGKFYKPWYSNRFKNIEEVCAYWNDNYDELKNKSTLFKDAFYKSTLPPEVIEAVAANLTILKSPTVMRQYDGRLWNWEGCGDSWGCCHGSCTHVWNYAQAISHLFPALERSLRDTEFCESQDEKGHQNFRSVLPIKPATHDFHAAADGQLGGIMKVYREWRISGDNEWLKKIFPMVQKSMDYCINTWDPRQKGVIEEPHHNTYDIEFWGADGMHCSFYLGSLEAIIAMGSHLNKDVTLYKTLAERGRKMMETGLYDGEYFIQDIQFKGLNAKDPTTAQSFGGEYSQEAKELLQKEGPKYQYGKGCLSDGVLGAWIARMCGLNDPVDNTKIKSHLKAVHKYNLKENLSEHANPQRPAYALGDEGGLLLCTWPKGGKLSLPFVYSDEVWTGIEHQVASHLMLMGNVKEGIDIVRASRNRYDGRIRNPFNEYECGHWYARALSSYGYLQALTGVRYDAVDKTLYIDSKIGDFTSFLSTETGFGTVSLKSGKPFVKIAYGNINIEKINVSGKVSSFTKI is encoded by the coding sequence ATGAGTACTAAATCAGGCCGCAGGTCTTTTATAAAAAATATAAGTATCGGTGGTGTAAGTGCTGCTATACTCCCTGCAGTTTCTGTTAATACAGCAACTCAGGAAGAAACTGATGGGCAACAACCAGCAGAAAATAATACCGGCATAAGAGCCTATAACAGTGCATATACAGGAAGTAATCTAAATCGTGTAGCGTTTCCTATTGGTGGTTTGGGTGCAGGTATGTTTTGTATGGAAGGAACAGGCGCTGTTTCGCATATGTCTGTCAAAAATCAACCGGATGTTTTTAATGAGCCGGGAATGTTTGCTGCTATATGTGTAAAAGGGTTAAAGAATGGTGCAAAAATTCTTGAAGGCCCTGTGCCCGACTGGAAAAAGTTTGGACAAAAAGATGCTGGCAATGGCGCAACCGGTGCTACTACGGGTTTACCGCGTTTTCACCATGCATCATTTCTTGCAAGGTTTCCGTTTGCAATGCTTGATTTAACAGACAACGATATTCCTTTAAAAGTACAGGTTACAGGATGGAGTCCTTTTATTCCGGGTGAGGAAGATAATTCAGGTATGCCGGTTGGCGCAATGGAATACAGTTTCAGAAATACAGGCACACAAAAACTTGATACCATATTTTCTTTCAACACCAAAAATTTTGTACAGGTTGAAAATGGTAATAACAAAGTAAGACCAATACAAAATGGATTTATTCTTACAGAAGAAGGCATAAAAGAAAAACCACTGCGAACAGATTTTGCGGTGTTTACAAATGACCGCAATACAATAGTTGATCATTGTTGGTTTCGTGGCGGCTGGTGGGACCCAATCACCATGGCATGGAATGCCGTAAAAAATGCAGCAATAAAAAACAATGCGCCTGTTGATAAAGATGCACCCGGCGCATCCTTATATGTTCCGTTTACTTTATTACCAGGCGCTGAAAAGACCATCAGGCTTATGTTTGCGTGGTACACACCAGACTCTGAATTAACTTTTGGTAATATGGGCATACGTAAAGAAAATTGCGACCCTGCATCGGGTTGTTGTAATTCGCCTTCTGATATTGGTCTGGATAAATATGATAAAGACTTTGATGGAAAATTTTACAAACCATGGTACAGTAATCGTTTTAAAAATATAGAAGAAGTTTGCGCTTACTGGAATGACAACTATGATGAACTAAAAAATAAATCAACATTATTTAAAGATGCATTTTATAAAAGCACTCTTCCACCTGAAGTAATAGAAGCAGTTGCTGCAAATCTTACTATTCTTAAATCTCCAACAGTGATGCGGCAATATGATGGAAGGCTGTGGAACTGGGAAGGCTGTGGCGATTCATGGGGTTGCTGTCATGGCTCCTGCACGCATGTGTGGAATTATGCGCAGGCTATATCGCATTTGTTTCCCGCATTGGAAAGAAGTTTACGCGATACCGAATTCTGCGAAAGCCAGGATGAAAAAGGTCACCAGAATTTCAGATCAGTGTTGCCTATAAAACCTGCCACGCATGATTTCCATGCTGCTGCAGATGGCCAGTTAGGTGGCATCATGAAGGTTTACCGTGAATGGCGTATCAGTGGTGACAATGAATGGCTGAAAAAAATATTTCCCATGGTACAGAAAAGTATGGATTACTGTATCAATACCTGGGATCCGCGACAAAAGGGCGTTATAGAAGAGCCGCATCATAATACTTACGACATTGAATTTTGGGGTGCAGATGGAATGCACTGTAGTTTTTACCTCGGTTCATTAGAAGCCATCATTGCAATGGGTTCACATCTGAACAAAGATGTAACACTGTATAAAACACTTGCTGAGCGTGGAAGGAAAATGATGGAGACCGGCTTATATGATGGCGAATATTTTATACAGGATATACAGTTTAAAGGATTGAATGCAAAAGATCCAACCACAGCACAATCTTTTGGCGGTGAGTATTCGCAGGAAGCAAAAGAACTTTTACAAAAAGAAGGGCCAAAATACCAGTATGGAAAAGGATGTTTATCTGACGGTGTATTGGGCGCATGGATTGCACGCATGTGTGGATTAAATGATCCTGTCGATAACACGAAAATAAAAAGTCATTTAAAAGCAGTACACAAATACAATTTAAAAGAAAATTTAAGCGAGCACGCTAACCCACAACGTCCTGCGTATGCATTAGGCGATGAAGGTGGTTTACTTTTATGTACATGGCCCAAAGGCGGCAAACTCTCTCTGCCATTCGTTTACAGTGATGAAGTATGGACAGGCATTGAACACCAGGTCGCGTCTCACTTAATGCTGATGGGCAATGTAAAAGAAGGGATTGATATTGTTCGTGCCTCACGTAATCGTTACGATGGCCGCATAAGAAATCCTTTCAATGAATATGAATGTGGTCACTGGTATGCACGTGCATTATCAAGCTATGGTTATCTGCAGGCGCTTACAGGAGTGCGCTATGATGCTGTTGACAAAACGTTATATATTGATTCAAAGATTGGAGACTTCACTTCTTTTCTTTCTACGGAAACTGGTTTTGGAACGGTTTCACTCAAGAGTGGAAAGCCTTTTGTTAAAATAGCTTATGGTAATATCAATATTGAAAAGATCAATGTCTCTGGCAAAGTAAGTTCGTTCACTAAAATTTAA
- a CDS encoding FKBP-type peptidyl-prolyl cis-trans isomerase has protein sequence MLVANNTIVSLRYVMKNDAGEIMEDNTNTAPYNYLHGSGNLMPALEDAMTGLSKGEAKTFSIADKLLNGIFHFDVIIDDVRPASAKEIASGFPAKKITTDDCGTDCCC, from the coding sequence ATGCTAGTCGCAAACAATACGATTGTCTCATTGCGCTATGTAATGAAAAATGACGCGGGTGAAATAATGGAAGACAATACAAACACGGCTCCATATAATTATTTACATGGAAGCGGTAATCTAATGCCTGCTTTGGAAGATGCAATGACAGGTCTTTCAAAAGGCGAGGCAAAAACTTTTTCTATTGCCGATAAATTGCTTAATGGCATTTTTCATTTTGATGTAATTATAGACGATGTAAGGCCAGCGTCTGCAAAAGAAATTGCCAGTGGTTTCCCTGCAAAAAAAATAACAACGGATGATTGTGGAACAGATTGTTGTTGCTAA
- a CDS encoding ADP-ribosylglycohydrolase family protein, producing MKKIIVAIIVLMYAMQIHAQTIGISKDVLKDKIMGGWAGQTIGVTFGGPYEFRFQGTFIGDYQRLMWHDGLLKDNMINNAGLYDDLYMDLTFVDVFEKYGLDAPVDSFANAFAHAGYTLWHANQAGRYNILHGIKAPQSGDWKNNPHADCIDYQIESDFAGLMSPGMPNTASSISDKIGHIMNYGDGWYGGIYIGAMYTLAFTSGDINYIVNEALKTVPAQSDFYKCITDVIAWHKKYPTDWKQTWLEVQKKYANDIGCPEGVFAPFNIDAKVNAAYVVIGLLYGGSDYTKTLEITTRCGQDADCNPSTAGGILGTVLGYNKIPAFWKQGLKDAEGIDFKYTTMSLNDVYEIGFKHALQNIERNGGKIDGNIVTIKSQQPVAVRFEKSFDSIYPVEKINTKWSETKDAVSFDFEGTGFVLRGETAEWASTTDFVFHTQLYVDGKLVESPELPASYTTRRYELCWKYDLPKGEHHVELKILNPSKDYNFRVGEAIVYSDKPVNGLLANEQAAK from the coding sequence ATGAAGAAGATTATTGTTGCAATAATTGTTTTGATGTATGCAATGCAAATACATGCGCAAACAATTGGTATTTCCAAAGATGTTTTGAAAGATAAGATCATGGGCGGATGGGCCGGACAAACGATTGGCGTTACGTTTGGCGGACCTTATGAGTTTCGTTTCCAGGGAACTTTTATTGGAGATTATCAGCGATTGATGTGGCATGATGGTTTGCTGAAAGATAATATGATCAACAATGCGGGTTTGTATGATGACCTGTACATGGACCTGACTTTTGTTGATGTGTTTGAAAAATATGGGCTCGATGCGCCGGTGGATTCTTTCGCGAATGCCTTTGCCCATGCGGGTTACACGTTGTGGCATGCAAACCAGGCAGGACGTTATAATATTTTGCATGGTATAAAAGCGCCGCAAAGTGGTGATTGGAAAAACAATCCGCATGCCGATTGCATCGACTATCAAATTGAATCTGATTTTGCAGGGTTGATGAGTCCGGGAATGCCGAACACGGCATCGTCGATAAGTGATAAGATTGGTCACATTATGAATTACGGTGATGGCTGGTATGGTGGAATATATATTGGAGCGATGTACACGCTGGCATTTACATCGGGTGATATTAATTATATCGTAAATGAGGCATTGAAAACAGTTCCGGCACAAAGCGATTTTTATAAATGTATAACTGATGTAATTGCATGGCATAAAAAATATCCAACAGACTGGAAACAAACATGGCTTGAAGTACAGAAGAAGTATGCTAATGATATTGGTTGCCCGGAAGGTGTTTTTGCACCATTTAATATTGATGCGAAAGTAAATGCAGCGTATGTAGTGATTGGTTTGCTGTATGGTGGAAGTGATTATACGAAAACATTAGAGATCACCACAAGATGCGGACAGGACGCGGATTGTAATCCATCAACAGCCGGCGGAATTTTAGGAACTGTACTTGGGTACAATAAAATTCCAGCATTTTGGAAACAAGGTTTGAAAGATGCAGAAGGAATAGATTTTAAATATACCACCATGAGTTTAAATGATGTTTATGAGATCGGTTTCAAACATGCTCTGCAAAACATCGAAAGAAATGGCGGCAAGATTGATGGGAATATTGTAACAATAAAATCGCAGCAACCTGTTGCGGTAAGATTTGAAAAAAGTTTTGATAGTATTTACCCTGTCGAAAAAATAAATACAAAATGGAGCGAGACAAAAGATGCGGTAAGTTTTGATTTTGAAGGAACAGGTTTTGTATTAAGAGGAGAAACCGCAGAATGGGCAAGCACAACGGATTTTGTTTTTCATACGCAATTGTATGTAGATGGGAAATTGGTTGAATCGCCTGAATTGCCTGCCAGCTATACAACACGGCGTTATGAGCTTTGCTGGAAATATGATCTGCCAAAAGGGGAACATCATGTGGAATTGAAGATATTAAACCCATCAAAGGATTATAATTTTAGAGTAGGCGAAGCGATTGTTTATTCTGATAAACCAGTGAATGGGCTGCTTGCAAATGAACAAGCTGCCAAGTGA